ataaacaatacaattttggtaaaatacACTGATAGACATGTTaaaatcaaggttattttagttgactaaaattaaaactttgaaaatgtttatgttcattgaaatcaaatcaaatattgacctaaaaattattggaaaaacttaactcaaggaaaattttaaatgttgcctcaactctcaactcaactttatttatatagcgcttttacaattttcattgttacaaagcagctgtacaggagacacattgactacaagcaaaacaatcaaagttgtacctgcaaaaacaagaaaaggttgaaaacacagaagacagacacacccacacacaaaacactccacacacacaacacgcaccaacacacacagacacagagacacacacacacacacacacacacacacacacgtacgtacacagacaagtacgcacacacacacacgctcagtgagagcacacatttaggataaaggagagagaagcacaggtcaaatataacagataataaattcctatatgcaatattaattaagtaaaactttaagattctaaagcagcccccccggtcaggcagatagtgcaaaaacagtatgcaaacggtggcgaggaacccaaaactctaatcgagaaaaaaaacctcaggagaacccaggcccaaccaggggattccagttcccctctggcaaaagctgctgcctctgcacaagctccagagagcttgcacaacaaggctaaataaaataaataaacttaataataaaataaattatagtttaagattatcattaataatctaatagcatttgaaattttgtggtgaagacatgtcaagagaccgcgtccttctttatccagctctatcatctcagctcttgtcaggtccccacttcccattctccgctctaccatcaggtcaggccatgaactgcatcctgctcgctgtggtaaccttggaacaatgagacaagactggctgagagtagagtactgttctgtactctttgatgcaacaagtacatcagttgtgtttttggttccggttgatctaactaatgcagcctaaaccctctgaagatttatattatggaagagtagtgtatgcaagattaaaaagatgcgtctttagtctagatttaaactgacagagtgtgtctgcctcccggacagtgcagggaagactattccaaagtttaggcgctagataggaaaaggatctaccacctgcacttgattttgaaattctaggtattaccaactgacaggacgcctgagagcgtaatgcacgtgaaggactgtaatacaaaaggagttcattcaagtactgaggagctaaaccatgtaaggctttataggtaataagcaagattttaaagttaacgcgatgctttataggtaaccagtgcaaggttgacagaaccgggctaatatgttcatacttttttgtacgtgtaagaactcgagctgccgcgttttggaccaattggagtttttgtaataagcctgcagggcaaccacctaacagtgcattacagtaatctagtcttgatgtcatgaatgcatgaattaacttctctgcatctgagattgacagcatatgacgtagtttagatatattcttaagatggaaaaacgcaattttacaggtgttggcgacgtggctctcaaatgacagattactatcgaatagaacgccaagattctttgctgacgacgagggttttatggaacatccgtcaatagttaaacagtattcttggttgttacttatagcagttttcggtccaataagtaacacttccgttttgtccgagttcagtaataaaaagttgttactcatccagttttttatatcgactatgcattccattattcgatggaactgctgtgtttcatgaggcttcgaggaaatataaagttgagtatcatcagcataacagtgaaagctaactccgtgtcgctttattatatctcctagaggtagcatgtataatgcgaagagcagaggccctaagactgagccctgtggtacaccgtactggacttgcgatttgcgtgacacctcattgtttattgctacaaattgaaaacggtcggataaataagatttaaaccatttcaaagctattcccttaatgccgacataattttcgagtctatgtaggagtgtgctgtggtcaatggtatcgaatgcagcactaaggtctagcagcaccaataacgagatacaacctcggtcagacgccaatagcagatcatttgtaactctgatcaaagcagtctctgtactgtgacatgctctaaatccagactggaattcttcattgatgtcattcctttggaggaaggagcataattgagttgaaactactttttccagaactttagatatgaaaggtagattcgatataggcctgtagttccttagttctctagggtcgagttggggttttttgacaaggggccttataacagccaccttatatgctttaggcacatgtcctaatgtcagagatgagttaataataccaagaagaggatctataatttctgggagcatctctttcagtagatttgtaggtatagggtctagtatgcatgttgttgatttagatgatctaataattttagacagctcatcttgatctacggtataaaataattgcattttctccttaagggcgctgtagttagtttgttcagcgggtttcacttctgattgcattgttataattttttctctaatatcttggattttatatgtgaagtagttcataaattcatcactgctatgctgatatacaggatcagaagtcactgacgatttattttttgttaatttagccaccgtgttaaataaaaacctagggttgtgctggttttcttctattagtgatgaaaagtaggcggatctagaagttattagggctttcctgtattttcgaatactatccttccatgctgtacgaaatacctctaatttagttttcttaaagttgcgctccatttttcgggccgctttctttagagcctgagtgtgttcattataccacggtgtggggctgccatttttaatcttctttaaacgtagtggagcaactttgtctagcgttaccgagaaggtggaattaaaattttcagtggtaatgtcaagatcttcaacgttatttctcatgatttgagacaattcgggcagattatcgagaaacgcatctttggtagttgaagttattgttctaccatatttgtaacaatgagttttatttgcagccgtaggccagtgaagcaaacataataccagataatgatccgaaatgtcttcactctgctgaaggattttaacgtcgtccacatttataccgtaagacagtattaaatctaaagtatgattacgaaggtgagtgggtcctgacacatgttgactaatgcccatggagttaagagtgtctttgaaagccattcctaaggcatctgtaacgttatctacgtggatgttaaagtcaccaacgacaaggagtctatctgcggccagtactagttctgataagaacccaccaaattctttaataaaatctgtgtggtgccctggaggcctatatacaatagctagaatcaatttaaaaagtgttttatctttagtattaggtgttgaaacatgaagaaccatgacttcaaaagaattatatttagagttcgacttctgggaaatgctaagagagttattgtaaagtgctgcgacacctccccctctgccttttagacgaggctcgtgtttataataataatcttgggggacagattcatttaaagcaatataatcatctggttttagccatgtttctgtcaaacagagcatgtctattttatgatctgttatcatatcgttaacaaaaagtgctttattagagagagatctaatatttagcaatccgagtcgtaacagttgattatctgtattttgttcatgtttagtttgtttaacgtttattaaattactttcaagaggtttacgcattattttatgtttgctaatccgggggacagacacagtctctattttgtgatgtttgggagaacggattactacatgttgtacattttgtgtattctgcgacgtgagacggcaagcagacagttggttaagccatactgtctgctccctgacctgggccccagcgagtcaagttttagcattagcattaagactttttgccatatttctagacaggatggaagtcccagcccaggagggatggagaccatctcgtttcaacaggtcaggtctgccctcaaaactcttccagttatttataaaaactatatcattctgcaggcaccactcagacaaccagccatttagtgatgataatctgctataaatctcatcaccacgataagcagtgagggggccagagaatattacagtgtctgacatcatgcttgcgagctcacacacctctttaatgttatcttttgtgatctccgattgacggagtcgaacatcatttgtgccgacgtgaatgacaatcttactgaatttacgattagccttagccagcacatttaaatttgacttgatgtcaggcgctctggctcccggtaaacatttgactatggtggctggtgcctctatgttaacgttccgaacaatagaatcaccgataactagggcactttcagcaggtttctcagtcggtgcgtcactgagcggggcaaacctgttcgagactgtaatcggaacggtcgagtgatgttttgtcctgcgactacgccgtctcacagtcacgaagtttcccagctgcgggggattttcaaccggaaccgagctgtgtgcgctaatgttgctcgcatccaaagtgttttctatcgtcgttaaactcttactatcctcagataaagattggatgcgagactctaattctaagatcttctctgtcagcctaactatttc
The Triplophysa rosa linkage group LG7, Trosa_1v2, whole genome shotgun sequence genome window above contains:
- the LOC130556324 gene encoding uncharacterized protein LOC130556324, whose product is MASIPIIVTCTSCHMFSLAFSVSCEGFICDKCREIVRLTEKILELESRIQSLSEDSKSLTTIENTLDASNISAHSSVPVENPPQLGNFVTVRRRSRRTKHHSTVPITVSNRFAPLSDAPTEKPAESALVIGDSIVRNVNIEAPATIVKCLPGARAPDIKSNLNVLAKANRKFSKIVIHVGTNDVRLRQSEITKDNIKEVCELASMMSDTVIFSGPLTAYRGDEIYSRLSSLNGWLSEWCLQNDIVFINNWKSFEGRPDLLKRDGLHPSWAGTSILSRNMAKSLNANAKT